A stretch of the Notamacropus eugenii isolate mMacEug1 chromosome 2, mMacEug1.pri_v2, whole genome shotgun sequence genome encodes the following:
- the UBE2Q1 gene encoding LOW QUALITY PROTEIN: ubiquitin-conjugating enzyme E2 Q1 (The sequence of the model RefSeq protein was modified relative to this genomic sequence to represent the inferred CDS: deleted 1 base in 1 codon) — MQQPQPQGQQQQPGPGQQLGALGQGLALGQGQGAAPGSGGGPGGGPGPGPCLRRELKLLESIFHRGHERFRIASACLDELSCEFLLAGAGAGAAGAAPGPHLPPRGPAPGEPVRIHCNITESYPAVPPIWSVESDDPNLAAVLERLVDIKKGNTLLLQHLKRIISDLCKLYNLPQHPDVEMLDQPLPAEQCTQEDVSSEDEDEEMPEDTEDLDHYEMKEEEPAEGKKSEDDGIGKENLAILEKIKKNQRQDYLNGAVSGSVQATDRLMKELRDIYRSQSFKGGNYAVELVNDSLYDWNVKLLKVDQDSALHNDLQILKEKEGADFILLNFSFKDNFPFDPPFVRVVSPVLSGGYVLGGGAICMELLTKQGWSSAYSIESVIMQISATLVKGKARVQFGANKSQYSLTRAQQSYKSLVQIHEKNGWYTPPKEDG; from the exons ATGCAGCAGCCGCAGccgcaggggcagcagcagcagccgggGCCGGGGCAGCAGCTGGGGGCGCTGGGGCAGGGGCTGGCgctggggcaggggcagggggcgGCGCCGGGGTCCGGGGGCGGCCCG GGGGGGGGCCCGGGCCCGGGGCCCTGCCTGAGGCGGGAGCTGAAGCTGCTCGAGTCCATCTTCCACCGCGGCCACGAGCGCTTCCGCATTGCCAGCGCCTGCCTGGACGAGCTGAGCTGCGAGTTCCTGctggccggggccggggccggggcggCGGGGGCGGCGCCCGGGCCGCACCTCCCCCCGCGGGGCCCCGCGCCCGGGGAGCCCGTCCGCATCCACTGCAACATCACG GAATCTTATCCTGCGGTGCCCCCAATCTGGTCTGTGGAGTCTGATGACCCTAACTTGGCTGCCGTTCTGGAGAGACTTGTGGACATAAAGAAAGGGAATACTCTG CTGTTGCAGCATCTGAAGAGGATCATCTCTGACTTGTGCAAACTGTACAACCTCCCTCAGCATCCAGATGTTGAGATGCTGGACCAGCCCCTGCCAGCAGAGCAG TGCACACAAGAAGATGTTTCTtctgaagatgaagatgaagagatgCCTGAG GATACAGAGGACTTAGATCActatgaaatgaaagaagaagagCCAGCTGAGGGGAAAAAGTCTGAGGATGATGGCATTGGGAAGGAGAACTTGGCCAtattagagaaaattaaaaagaaccaGAGGCAAGATTACTTAAAT GGCGCAGTGTCTGGCTCGGTGCAGGCCACTGACCGGCTGATGAAGGAGCTCAGGGATATTTACCGATCACAAAGTTTCAAAGGCG GAAACTATGCAGTCGAACTAGTAAATGATAGCCTGTACGATTGGAACGTCAAACTCCTCAA AGTTGACCAGGACAGCGCTTTGCACAACGATCTCCAGATCctcaaagagaaagaaggagctgACTTCATTCTCctcaacttttcttttaaa GACAACTTTCCCTTTGACCCACCATTTGTCAGGGTTGTCTCTCCAGTTCTCTCAGGAGG GTATGTTCTGGGTGGAGGTGCCATCTGCATGGAACTTCTCACCAAACAG GGCTGGAGCAGTGCCTACTCCATAGAGTCCGTGATCATGCAGATCAGTGCCACCCTGGTGAAAGGGAAAGCACGAGTACAGTTTGGAGCCAACAAA